The Gammaproteobacteria bacterium genome contains a region encoding:
- a CDS encoding hypothetical protein (Evidence 5 : Unknown function), which yields MGISGNDIIRIGGWGDLYYGLLKFNLDNLPPLVDKVEIHLYPMVQGEQYTSMSLDRVTSNWIEDSVTWNTKPSYIYLKTIPAPVTGTWYIIDITSIYHNWKNGTFTNYGIQLRPDNN from the coding sequence TTGGGTATATCTGGTAATGATATTATAAGAATTGGAGGATGGGGAGATTTATATTATGGTTTGCTTAAATTTAATTTAGATAATTTACCGCCTTTAGTGGATAAAGTCGAAATTCATTTATATCCAATGGTTCAGGGTGAACAATATACTTCAATGAGTCTTGATCGAGTTACAAGTAATTGGATAGAAGATAGCGTTACTTGGAATACCAAACCGTCTTATATTTATTTAAAAACTATTCCTGCACCTGTTACTGGAACATGGTATATTATTGATATTACTTCCATCTATCATAATTGGAAAAATGGAACATTTACTAATTATGGTATCCAATTGCGTCCTGATAATAATTAG
- a CDS encoding hypothetical protein (Evidence 5 : Unknown function), with amino-acid sequence MFYSSDYTVDTSLRPKLVLTLSSSSYALTVNNTGSGSGTVTSNPAGITCGAQCSEWFDNSTSVTLTAAPATNSVFSGWSGDCSGTATTCTVTMDAAKNVTATFTSHTLVVAKTGSGSGTVKSNPAGISCGTDCNESYLPGTVVTLTATAAANSIFAGWTGDCSGSATTCNVTMDVAKSVTAKFNLRSYSLTVTKNGTGIGTITSSPSGISCGTTCSKSYIYGTQVTLTAKPATGSVFAGWDGTCSTTTALTCTLTVSSTKKVTAIFNPIRLKVIKAGNGSGMVTSNPSGISCDPTCTKTYSIATKVTLTAAANSGSTFAGWSGNCSGTTLTCTITVANDLNVTANFNLTTASEEFPKNGSWPSGWTTPTTSNNSWLVTNEWASAGSFSFRSGKIWNNQKSKTQVSGNFQAGNVSFKLRVSSEANYDLLVFYIDGVKKSFWSGEVNNLAVSFPITAGNHTLVWSYEKDDSLAVGSDAAWIDEVSLPPTN; translated from the coding sequence ATGTTTTATAGTTCTGATTATACAGTTGATACTAGTCTTCGTCCAAAATTGGTTTTAACGCTATCATCTAGTAGCTATGCATTAACGGTAAATAATACTGGCTCAGGAAGTGGTACCGTAACGAGTAATCCTGCTGGAATAACTTGTGGTGCTCAATGTAGTGAATGGTTCGATAATAGTACCTCAGTAACATTGACAGCAGCACCGGCTACTAATTCAGTGTTTAGCGGTTGGAGTGGCGATTGTTCCGGTACCGCTACTACTTGTACGGTTACCATGGATGCAGCTAAAAATGTAACCGCGACGTTTACTTCGCATACGTTAGTTGTAGCTAAAACTGGTAGCGGTAGCGGTACGGTAAAAAGTAATCCGGCGGGAATTAGCTGTGGTACCGATTGCAATGAAAGTTATCTACCGGGTACCGTAGTTACCTTGACCGCTACTGCTGCGGCTAATTCTATCTTTGCTGGTTGGACTGGTGATTGTTCTGGTAGCGCAACTACTTGTAACGTTACCATGGATGTAGCAAAGAGTGTCACGGCAAAATTTAATCTCAGAAGTTATAGTTTGACGGTAACTAAAAATGGTACGGGAATTGGCACGATAACCAGTAGTCCGAGCGGCATTAGTTGTGGTACGACTTGCAGTAAATCATATATTTATGGAACTCAAGTGACTTTAACAGCAAAACCAGCTACGGGATCAGTTTTTGCTGGTTGGGACGGTACTTGTTCGACAACAACAGCATTAACCTGCACCCTTACTGTATCGAGTACGAAAAAAGTAACGGCGATCTTTAATCCGATTAGACTTAAAGTAATTAAAGCAGGTAATGGTAGTGGCATGGTAACTAGCAATCCTAGTGGGATTAGTTGTGATCCTACTTGTACAAAAACTTACTCTATTGCTACTAAAGTTACGCTTACTGCCGCCGCTAATAGTGGTTCGACTTTTGCCGGGTGGAGTGGTAATTGCTCCGGTACCACATTGACCTGCACCATTACCGTTGCTAATGATTTGAATGTCACTGCTAATTTTAATCTTACAACTGCAAGCGAGGAATTTCCTAAAAATGGCAGTTGGCCCTCAGGTTGGACAACACCTACTACCTCTAATAACTCGTGGCTAGTTACCAATGAATGGGCGAGCGCTGGTAGCTTTAGCTTCCGTTCCGGTAAAATTTGGAATAATCAAAAATCTAAAACTCAAGTTAGTGGCAATTTTCAAGCTGGTAACGTGAGTTTTAAACTCCGCGTTTCTAGCGAAGCTAATTATGATTTATTGGTCTTTTACATCGACGGCGTTAAGAAAAGTTTTTGGAGTGGCGAAGTTAATAATTTAGCAGTCTCTTTCCCGATTACTGCCGGGAATCATACCTTAGTTTGGTCTTATGAAAAAGATGATTCCCTTGCTGTTGGTAGTGACGCCGCTTGGATTGATGAAGTCTCTCTTCCCCCTACTAATTA